The Bacillus sp. Y1 genome includes the window TCAGACTCGCTGAAACTGGTGTCCTACGTGTAAAGGACGCGGCACTAACAAAAATACTGAATGTCCTAGGTGTAATGGAAGAAGTTATAACTAGGAAGTAGAGCAATGAAATTTAACTATTTTCTGCTTCTTTGGAGGAAAACGTAAATAAATATAGAATATGCATTGATGATATAACTCAAAAATTTGAAGGCAATGATACCTAAAAAAGGTACAACCTAGGACTTAATTCAAGGTTGTCCTTTTTTTACTTTAGGAGGTTATTAATAAATACATATATTTTAAAGGGAAAATTGGAGGCTGAATAGGTAAATAAGATGAAAGAGGGGATAAGGTCAATGTTTAAAGATCACGCAATATTAAACGCTATTGTAAACGAGTTTTCACAATTACAGGAAGTAGAAGCCATACTGCTTGCGGGTTCTCACACAACCGACACACAAGATGAAAACTCTGATTATGATTTATATATCTATTCGAACAAGGAAGTTTCAGTTATAAAAAGAGAAGAAATCATAAAGGGATTTTGTGATTATGTAGAGATTAATAATCAATTCTGGGAGACTGAAGATGATGGAATTATAATAGACGTGAATACCCCAATTGAAATTATTTACCGGGATTTGGATTGGATTGATGCACAACTTGAGAGAACATTAATTAAATGTCAAGCAGATGTCGGATATACAACTTGTTTTTGGAGTAATTTCATAACATCAGTCATACTGTTTGATAAACACAAAAAAGCTGAAAAACTTCAACAAAAATACAATATTAAATTTCCAGAAGCATTAAAGTTAGATATTATAAGAAAAAATTATCCGTTATTAAGGTATCAGATGCCTGCTTATTATTTTCAAATAGAAAAAGCCATTAAGAGAAATGATTACGTAAGTATTAACCATAGGGTGGCTGCTCTTTTGGCCAGCTATTTCGATATATTGTTTGCTATAAACGAAATGCCGCACCCTGGAGAAAAGAAATTAGTAAAAATATTAAAAGAAAAAGGAGCTAAACTTCCTTTTGATATGGAAAAAAATTTAAATGATTTATTGAGCAGCATTTCTGGTTTTGACGAAAGAATTTTAATCGAAGTAAATAAACTGGTTGATAACTTAGACAATCTCTTAACTGCAGAGGGGATTTTAACGTCAGAGTGCTAAAAACAATAATCAATCGAAATATTTGTCCTTTTATTCAAAAACAATAAAATATAAAGACAACCTGTGAGCTATCAAGCTATTTTTAAGGTTGTCTAGATATTTAATACTTAAAAAGGGAATTTAATATCTTTTGGGAAAGTTGCCTCGAATGGGTCTTTTTTACTATATGGTTCATACCAAGCTTCCGCAATTAAGTCTGGATCTCTTTCTGTTCCTGGTGCAATAAAGGTGCCTATTGTTAAGTGACCAACATAGATAAATTGTTTTTTTAATATATTGTGTAGATTTGTTGCGTAATTTCGCAATCCAGACATAATAATACCTGCATTTCCAATATCAGGAATTGGATAAAAAGCTGATATACCAGTCGTGAAAAGAATTGCACCTTCACCTTTTTCCTGCACTGCAGGTAAAACTTCCTTTACAGATTGGAGAGCTGGCAATAGGTAGCTGTATACTTGTTCATTACGCTTTCTGGTGTGGTTTCCAGTACGTGTCTGAATGTTTCAGGTCCAGCATATGGACTAAATTCAAGTACATCAATTCCACCGAAATCATTTTTTACCGCACACAAGGCATCTTGTAATTGAGACAAATCTCTAACATCTGCTAGATAGTGTTTTGCTTGAATATCCATAGTTTTTAATTCCTCAGCCATTGCTACTAATTTCTCTGAATTACGCGCAATTAGTGCTACGTTAAATTGCTGGGATCCAAATTTTTTCGCGATAGATAAACCAAAGCCCGGACCAGCACCGATGATTGCGATTGTTTTCATAGAATAATCCACTTCCTCTTCTGATATATTAAAACAACAAGTGTTGCTTTAATTCTCCAATTTCTCAGTATTAAAGTTGAGAAATTGGACTTTTTTCGTTACTCCATAAAAGCGCCCGATTGTTGAAGATAGTAATTAATAAATGGTCATCTCAAATTCAAAAGGGAATTAATAATTTTCCTATTCTGGGACATACTCTTTTTTATATCGTTTTGCCCCGTAAAAGCTATTTGGTGTTTGGGCGATGCCAAATGTATGGATAGAGGTGGGACTTTTTGAAATGTTCACAATGTGATTACTCCAATCCAACTGGCTCAAAGTTCTGCTTAAGCTGTGGAGAAAAGTTCCTTAAAATGAATACACCACAGGATGAAAACAGCTTTTTTTATGAGTTTGCCAATTATGTCAATGTGGTTCCAAAGGTGGAACGGTCGGTTGAACCTAAATTTGTCAATATTTTTTCCCGTGTTTTTGCTGATCATAGTGAACTGGAAGCGGAACGACTGTTTATTGTTGGAACGGCACTTACTACGCCGAAAATATCGGAAGTAAAAGATACATGGCCCAAACCTTGGCTATTTGCTAGGTTATTCATTATTGCGCTACTTGTTTTTGCGGGATTTTACGTAGGTGCGAGTTACTTTGGAAATGCAAACTTTCTACCGGGACTGATAATTGTTGGTGCATTTGGGGTTCCTTTGACCACGTTAATCTTCTTCTGGGAGATGAATGTACCCCAGAACATTGCGATTTACCGTGTGATTTATGTGGTGTTAGTTGGGGGTATACTCTCCATGTTAATCGCACTCGTGTTTTTCGACATTCTGAAGAAAAACATCAATCCGATTACAATTGGAATTATCGAAGAGCTTGCCAAAACCATCATCGTCATTACGTTTGTTCACTACCGAAGGTACAAATATATTTTAAACGGTTTGCTTATTGGTGCAGCAGTCGGGGCAGGTTTTGCAGCTTTTGAAACGGCTGGATACGCACTAAGAGCACTGCTTTCGGGAGATGCAGTCAGTCTGTATGGTACCATCCTATTGAGAGGGTTCTATGCTCCTGGTGGGCATGTTGCCTGGGCTGCTTTGACCGGTGCTGCGTTCTGTAGAGTGCAAAAGGACCAACCTTTTCAATTTAACATGCTATTGGATTATAAATTTTTACAAGTATTTATCTTAGTCGTCGGGATACACGCTCTATGGGACACATCAATTCCAGGAATGTTTCCCTTTGGACAGGTCATTTTAATGGTTATCTCATGGCTTGCGGTTTTCCTATTCATTCGTGGAGGTCTAAAAGAGATAGGCGAGAAAAAATTAATGCCTTCGAAGATGTACACTTAGGAATGGTAGGGGAGAAGAGACTGCCAGATATAAAACTGATTAGAGAAAATGCTGATTTCCGTTTGGGGAATCAGCATTTTCTCTATAGCCTAGTAGCTGGACAACACTATTTATACTGCTCCAACCGATTAAAAAACTGTATTAGAAACTGATAAAAATTTCTCTCAGCCGGTGCTAGTTCCCGGTGCTTCGGTATAATGACACCCACGGTACGCACCGCTTTAGGGGTCTCAATCGGTACTTTAACGGTGAATCGGGGAGTAGAGTCATAGAACGTGCTCTCTGGTAAGAGACTGACTCCAATTCCGGCGGAAACGAGTCCTTTTAACGCATCCATGTCCTCTCCTTCAGAGGTAATCTCCGGTTCAAAGCCTGCTTCGCGACATGCCTCTACCGCAAGTTTTCGAAGAACATACCCCTTCGGAAATAAGACGAACTTGTCTGACCGCAAATCACTTAAAGGAATCCGTTTTTTCTCAGCCAACGGGTGAAGAGAAGGAATCAAGGCAACGATGTTTTCCATAAATAAGATCTTAGTTTCTAAGTCAGGATCATTGGTTGGGACAGGTCCAAGGAACGCCAAATCAATTTCCCCGTTTTTCACGGCATCGATCAAGTTGGCATACGATCCTTGACGCAGATGGAAAGATACATTTGGGAAATCATTCTTATAAGCAGAAATCACCGTTGGGAGCCAATATCGGGCTAGACTTGTTGGATAGCCGATTTTAATCGTGCCTGCTTGAGGATCGAGGTACTCGTCTATTTTTTCTTTTGCTTCATCCAGCTTTTTTAAGGAGCTTTTGACATACTTCAAAAAGATATATCCAATCTGTGTGACCTTAATGTTTCTACCGACTCGTTCGAGTAGCTTTACCCCTAGCTCCTCTTCTAGCTTGGTTATTTGATAGCTCACCGCAGATTGTGCCACGTTTAAGTTATCAGCTGCTTCTGTCATATGTTCTCGTTCGGCTACTTCTATAAAATAGCGCAATTGACGGAGTTCCATTTTGTTTCTTCTCCCATTCATATTGATTTTCGATTAATTTAATATAAATTATATATTGTTTATATGATTTTGAAAACATAAAATGTTGTTATATGAATTTTTCGACAACAATCGGCAGGGAGAGAATAGAATATGACATATCATCAACTACCAAAAGCACAAGGTCTCTACCGTCCTGAATTTGAACATGATGCATGTGGAATCGGCTTATACGCTCACATTAAAGGGAACGCCACACATGATATAGTGGCAAAAGGACTATCAATGCTTTGTCAATTAGATCATCGCGGCGGACAGGGAAGTGACCCGTTAACAGGCGATGGCGCGGGACTAATGGTTCAAATACCGGATCTATTTTTCAGAAAAGAATGTTCAGACATGAACTTACCTGAAAAAGGGAAGTACGGTGTGGGAATGCTATTTTTCTCAAAGGATGACAGAGAACGGGAAGAAATAGAAGCTTATATTAATAAAATAATAGAACAAGAAGGTCAAACGGTGCTTGGCTGGAGAAACGTTCCAGTCGATGCAGGGAAAATTGGGGTAACTGCACAGGAAAGCTGCCCGGTTGTTCGCCAGGTGTTTGTTGGGGATAACGAAGGTGATTCACTAGCGTTTGAACGAAAATTATACGTCATTCGTAAGCAAGCAGAAAACTGGGCAAAGGGTTCTGACTATCGTTTCTATTTTGCAAGCTTTTCAAGCAGAACGATTGTTTATAAAGGACTATTAACTCCAGAACAAGTAGATCAATTCTATTTAGATTTACAGGATGAGAGCTTTGTGTCTGCGTTTGCTTTAGTGCATTCACGCTTTAGTACAAATACCTTCCCGAGCTGGGAAAGAGCCCATCCGAATCGTTATTTAATTCACAATGGTGAAATTAATACTCTTCAAGGAAATATTCACTGGATGAAGGCACGTGAAACTCAATTTATATCAGAAGCATTTGGTTCTGATTTAGAAAAAGTATTGCCGATCCTTGATACTGATGGAAGTGATTCGTCGATTTTAGACAATGCGCTTGAATTCATGGTTCTTGCCGGCAGAAAGCCTGCTCATGCGGCGATGATGTTGGTTCCAGAACCTTGGTCTAATAATCCTCATATCACGGACGAGAAGAGAGCTTTTTATGAATATCACAGCTCATTAATGGAGCCATGGGATGGACCATCAGCAATTTCATTTACAGACGGAAAACAAATTGGTGCCGTTCTAGACCGTAATGGACTTCGACCAGCCCGTTATTATGTAACAGAAGATGATTATATTATTTTCTCATCTGAGGTTGGTGTCATTGATGTAGAGCCGGAAAAGGTTTTATACAAAGAGCGTCTTCAACCAGGAAAAATGCTTTTAATCGATCTAGAAGAAGGTCGTATTATTTCCGACGAGGAAGTAAAATCCGAGATGGCTCAAGCACAGCCTTACCAGCAATGGTTAAATGAAGAGCTTGTTCGCTTGGAAGATAGCGTAGAGTCTGAAGGAGAGGTTCCGGAGGATATAATCGTCCGTCAAAAAGCGTTTGGATATACGTATGAAGATATTCAAAAATACATTATTCCAGCTGTGAGTGAAGGCAAAGATCCGCTTGGAGCGATGGGGAATGATATGCCACTAGCTGTATTATCGGATCGCCCGCAAAATTTG containing:
- a CDS encoding nucleotidyltransferase domain-containing protein, with the translated sequence MFKDHAILNAIVNEFSQLQEVEAILLAGSHTTDTQDENSDYDLYIYSNKEVSVIKREEIIKGFCDYVEINNQFWETEDDGIIIDVNTPIEIIYRDLDWIDAQLERTLIKCQADVGYTTCFWSNFITSVILFDKHKKAEKLQQKYNIKFPEALKLDIIRKNYPLLRYQMPAYYFQIEKAIKRNDYVSINHRVAALLASYFDILFAINEMPHPGEKKLVKILKEKGAKLPFDMEKNLNDLLSSISGFDERILIEVNKLVDNLDNLLTAEGILTSEC
- a CDS encoding dehydrogenase — its product is MQEKGEGAILFTTGISAFYPIPDIGNAGIIMSGLRNYATNLHNILKKQFIYVGHLTIGTFIAPGTERDPDLIAEAWYEPYSKKDPFEATFPKDIKFPF
- a CDS encoding SDR family NAD(P)-dependent oxidoreductase → MKTIAIIGAGPGFGLSIAKKFGSQQFNVALIARNSEKLVAMAEELKTMDIQAKHYLADVRDLSQLQDALCAVKNDFGGIDVLEFSPYAGPETFRHVLETTPESVMNKYTATYCQLSNL
- a CDS encoding PrsW family glutamic-type intramembrane protease, translated to MKCSQCDYSNPTGSKFCLSCGEKFLKMNTPQDENSFFYEFANYVNVVPKVERSVEPKFVNIFSRVFADHSELEAERLFIVGTALTTPKISEVKDTWPKPWLFARLFIIALLVFAGFYVGASYFGNANFLPGLIIVGAFGVPLTTLIFFWEMNVPQNIAIYRVIYVVLVGGILSMLIALVFFDILKKNINPITIGIIEELAKTIIVITFVHYRRYKYILNGLLIGAAVGAGFAAFETAGYALRALLSGDAVSLYGTILLRGFYAPGGHVAWAALTGAAFCRVQKDQPFQFNMLLDYKFLQVFILVVGIHALWDTSIPGMFPFGQVILMVISWLAVFLFIRGGLKEIGEKKLMPSKMYT
- a CDS encoding LysR family transcriptional regulator; the encoded protein is MELRQLRYFIEVAEREHMTEAADNLNVAQSAVSYQITKLEEELGVKLLERVGRNIKVTQIGYIFLKYVKSSLKKLDEAKEKIDEYLDPQAGTIKIGYPTSLARYWLPTVISAYKNDFPNVSFHLRQGSYANLIDAVKNGEIDLAFLGPVPTNDPDLETKILFMENIVALIPSLHPLAEKKRIPLSDLRSDKFVLFPKGYVLRKLAVEACREAGFEPEITSEGEDMDALKGLVSAGIGVSLLPESTFYDSTPRFTVKVPIETPKAVRTVGVIIPKHRELAPAERNFYQFLIQFFNRLEQYK